Part of the Yersinia hibernica genome, GCGCGGGTAAGAATAAAAAATCTGCCAGTAGACTTAGATAGCAAATGCAAAGTTAATGGTTGTTGAACCATCAATCTGAGTATCTTCAGTGACCGGGCCATTCATGGTGGCAGCCCCTGCTAATACAGTATGGACAGCAATATCAATACTAAAGGTTTTGCCCGCCTTTAATGAATTGTCTGCATTAGACCAACCCTGTGTGTAATTTTTGTACATTCGTGATGTGGTAGTACAATTAGGTTCTGCACCAGACTCTGGCGGGCCATCACAGCGAATATTTGCAGAGACGTTATCGACCTTGGGGTTTGTCATCAGGAACGTGTAGTAGCCAATTTTGCCTGTACCATTAACAAAACCCAAACCATAATTACCGCCTCCGGTAGCACTTTCAGACCCACTGCGATTATCCTGTACTGTATAGGTGAGATAAGTCTCGGTATCACAGGTCGTGACCCACGTTTTTGTCACTGTCGGCAAGGCGGTGGTGGTCGTGCCGGATTTTATATTGGTGGCTGAAATTTTGCCTAAATCATAAACACCATTATCAGGCGCGATGACCGTACAAGTAGGGACACCCAGTTTTCCTTTGACCTTTAAG contains:
- a CDS encoding DUF1120 domain-containing protein, which translates into the protein MKAYIAKLMLLAPVVLSFATQAATPTADLKVKGKLGVPTCTVIAPDNGVYDLGKISATNIKSGTTTTALPTVTKTWVTTCDTETYLTYTVQDNRSGSESATGGGNYGLGFVNGTGKIGYYTFLMTNPKVDNVSANIRCDGPPESGAEPNCTTTSRMYKNYTQGWSNADNSLKAGKTFSIDIAVHTVLAGAATMNGPVTEDTQIDGSTTINFAFAI